In Phycisphaeraceae bacterium, a single genomic region encodes these proteins:
- a CDS encoding carboxymuconolactone decarboxylase family protein, which yields MPVTPPIAPDKASEAIQSIYERIKETIGNGQVPVGYQMMAHSEAYLSDSYNNYKKFVHHQNPGKLLDGKQRAALALATSSAMNCVHCVRAHAKDVVAAGWTEVQAAEILAVTATCTMYNTYFKFKDLAGDPAFEHLSPGLRAFTFQKTSLEETMVELINVVVSNINNCKKCTASHVARLLELGVTHETIDEAIKVSATMASFNTYHRTQ from the coding sequence ATGCCCGTAACCCCACCCATCGCACCTGATAAAGCCTCCGAAGCCATCCAGAGCATTTACGAACGCATCAAGGAGACCATCGGTAACGGCCAGGTTCCTGTCGGATACCAGATGATGGCGCACTCCGAGGCGTATCTCTCCGACAGTTACAACAACTACAAAAAGTTTGTCCACCATCAGAATCCGGGAAAACTGCTTGACGGCAAACAGCGCGCAGCGTTGGCACTGGCGACCAGTTCAGCGATGAATTGCGTCCACTGTGTACGGGCGCACGCCAAAGATGTGGTCGCGGCCGGCTGGACGGAGGTTCAGGCTGCGGAAATACTCGCGGTCACAGCAACCTGCACGATGTACAACACGTACTTCAAATTCAAGGATCTGGCAGGTGATCCCGCATTTGAGCATCTTTCGCCGGGACTGCGGGCGTTCACGTTTCAGAAAACCAGCCTCGAAGAAACCATGGTCGAGTTGATCAATGTCGTGGTGAGCAACATCAACAACTGCAAGAAATGTACCGCCAGCCACGTCGCGCGACTGCTGGAGCTGGGCGTCACCCATGAGACGATCGACGAGGCGATCAAGGTCAGTGCGACGATGGCGTCGTTCAACACGTATCACCGGACGCAGTAA
- the hisF gene encoding imidazole glycerol phosphate synthase subunit HisF gives MLTHRIIPCLDVKAGRVVKGVNFVQLRDAGDPVEIARQYDAAGADELVFLDITASHEDRGIMLDVVRQVAEQCFMPFTVGGGIRTIDDVTALIQAGAEKVSINTAAVVNPDIITQTARRFGRCATVVNIDPKRVPFDEFAQRRKEGARRNPQSSHARSDVVFEVHTHGGRRPTGLDAVTWAKEVVERGAGEIVLTSMDADGTKAGYDLEMTAAVAAAVDVPVVASGGCGGPEHMARILAPIEAGGGGADAALAASIFHYGEYTIGQTKAYLAERGLPVRMT, from the coding sequence TTGCTGACCCACCGAATTATTCCCTGCCTCGATGTCAAAGCCGGCCGCGTCGTCAAGGGCGTCAACTTCGTGCAGCTCCGAGATGCGGGCGATCCCGTGGAGATAGCGCGGCAGTACGATGCAGCCGGTGCGGATGAGCTGGTGTTTCTCGATATCACCGCCAGCCATGAAGACCGCGGAATCATGCTCGACGTGGTCCGCCAGGTAGCGGAGCAATGCTTCATGCCGTTTACGGTCGGCGGAGGAATCCGCACGATCGATGATGTAACCGCGCTGATCCAGGCAGGCGCGGAAAAGGTGAGCATCAACACGGCTGCGGTGGTGAATCCCGACATCATCACGCAAACCGCGCGTCGATTTGGTCGATGTGCGACGGTGGTGAACATCGACCCCAAGCGCGTGCCGTTTGATGAGTTCGCCCAGCGGCGGAAAGAGGGAGCAAGACGCAACCCGCAATCGAGTCATGCAAGATCTGATGTTGTCTTTGAAGTTCACACGCACGGAGGCAGGAGGCCGACGGGACTTGATGCCGTTACCTGGGCAAAGGAAGTGGTGGAACGCGGTGCCGGAGAGATCGTCCTGACGAGTATGGACGCCGACGGCACCAAGGCGGGCTATGACCTGGAGATGACGGCGGCGGTGGCGGCGGCGGTCGATGTGCCGGTCGTCGCATCGGGCGGCTGTGGCGGCCCGGAACACATGGCCCGCATTCTCGCTCCCATCGAGGCAGGAGGAGGCGGTGCTGATGCGGCGCTGGCGGCCAGCATCTTTCACTACGGCGAATACACCATTGGTCAGACGAAGGCATATTTGGCCGAACGCGGATTACCGGTAAGAATGACATAA
- a CDS encoding 4Fe-4S binding protein, whose amino-acid sequence MAKKPPKVLALLDEDLCTGCEACVSVCPVDCIDTLPGPEHQWVLQNCSIDLPRCIGCTLCAQVCPWDCIIMVPSDQMLREKRFADEFAK is encoded by the coding sequence ATGGCCAAGAAGCCGCCCAAAGTACTGGCTCTGCTTGACGAAGACCTCTGCACGGGGTGCGAGGCCTGCGTCTCAGTTTGTCCGGTGGATTGCATCGACACCCTTCCGGGACCGGAGCACCAATGGGTGCTTCAGAACTGCTCGATCGATCTGCCGCGGTGCATCGGGTGTACGTTGTGCGCCCAGGTGTGCCCGTGGGATTGCATCATAATGGTGCCCAGCGATCAGATGTTGCGGGAAAAACGCTTCGCGGACGAATTCGCGAAGTAA